In a genomic window of Pedobacter sp. KBS0701:
- the ettA gene encoding energy-dependent translational throttle protein EttA has product MSDEKIIFSMAGVNKIYPPQKQVLKNIYLSFFYGAKIGVIGLNGSGKSSLLKIIAGLDKSYQGEVVFSPGYSVGYLAQEPILDPEKTVREVVEEGVAEVTAILKEYEEVNEAFGLEENYSDPEKMDKLMARQGELQDKIDSLGAWEIDSKLERAMDALRCPDPDTKIGVLSGGERRRVAMCRLLLQHPDVLLLDEPTNHLDAESIDWLEQFLQNYEGTVIAVTHDRYFLDNVAGWILELDRGEGIPWKGNYSSWLDQKAKRLSQEEKTESKRQKTLERELEWVRMAPKARHAKSKARLANYDKLASEDGREREDKLELFIPAGPRLGNVVIEATNVTKAYGDKILFDNLNFSLPPAGIVGIIGPNGAGKTTLFRLITGQEEADAGTFRVGETVELGYVDQMHNDLDADKTVYENITDGLDNIQLGTKAVNGRAYVSKFNFNGGDQQKKVGILSGGERNRVHLAITLKKGANVLLLDEPTNDIDVNTLRALEEALENFGGCAVVISHDRWFLDRICTHILAFEGNSEVYFFEGNYSDYEENRKKRLGDVTPKRIRYKKLD; this is encoded by the coding sequence AAAATCGGAGTTATAGGTTTAAATGGCTCTGGTAAGTCATCCCTTTTAAAAATTATTGCCGGTTTAGATAAATCTTATCAAGGCGAAGTCGTTTTCTCGCCTGGTTATTCGGTGGGTTATTTAGCGCAGGAGCCAATCTTAGATCCGGAAAAAACGGTTCGCGAGGTAGTTGAAGAAGGCGTTGCTGAAGTTACTGCCATTTTAAAAGAATATGAAGAAGTGAATGAAGCCTTTGGTTTGGAAGAAAACTATTCTGATCCAGAAAAAATGGATAAGTTAATGGCCAGACAAGGCGAGCTTCAGGATAAAATCGATTCTTTAGGTGCCTGGGAAATTGATTCGAAATTAGAAAGGGCCATGGATGCCTTACGTTGTCCTGATCCGGATACTAAAATCGGTGTACTATCAGGTGGTGAGCGCCGCCGGGTGGCCATGTGCCGTTTATTGCTTCAACATCCTGATGTATTATTATTGGATGAGCCTACCAACCACCTGGATGCCGAAAGTATCGATTGGTTAGAGCAATTCTTACAAAATTACGAAGGAACCGTTATTGCAGTTACCCACGATAGGTATTTCCTGGATAATGTTGCCGGATGGATTTTAGAATTAGACCGTGGCGAAGGAATTCCTTGGAAAGGGAATTACAGCAGCTGGTTAGATCAGAAAGCAAAACGTTTATCACAGGAAGAGAAAACAGAAAGCAAACGCCAGAAAACATTAGAACGTGAATTAGAATGGGTACGTATGGCACCAAAAGCACGTCATGCAAAATCTAAAGCACGTTTAGCCAATTACGATAAATTAGCTTCAGAAGATGGCAGAGAAAGAGAAGATAAATTAGAGCTGTTCATCCCTGCAGGCCCACGCTTGGGGAATGTGGTTATTGAAGCCACGAACGTTACCAAAGCTTATGGCGACAAAATATTATTCGATAATTTAAACTTTTCACTACCTCCGGCAGGTATTGTGGGTATCATCGGACCAAATGGTGCGGGTAAAACCACTCTGTTTCGTTTAATTACCGGACAGGAAGAAGCTGATGCCGGTACTTTCCGCGTAGGCGAAACGGTTGAACTGGGTTATGTGGATCAGATGCACAATGACCTGGATGCCGATAAAACGGTGTACGAAAATATTACGGATGGTTTAGATAACATACAATTGGGTACTAAAGCGGTTAACGGACGTGCTTATGTTTCAAAGTTCAACTTTAATGGTGGCGATCAACAGAAAAAAGTTGGCATTCTATCTGGTGGTGAGCGTAACCGCGTGCACCTGGCCATTACCTTGAAAAAAGGGGCCAATGTATTGCTACTGGATGAGCCTACCAACGATATCGACGTGAATACCTTACGTGCATTGGAAGAAGCTTTAGAAAACTTTGGTGGTTGTGCCGTGGTAATCAGTCACGACAGATGGTTCTTAGACAGGATCTGTACGCACATCCTCGCTTTCGAAGGTAACTCTGAAGTTTATTTCTTTGAAGGTAATTACTCAGATTATGAGGAAAACCGCAAAAAACGTTTGGGTGATGTTACACCGAAACGCATTAGGTATAAAAAACTAGATTAA
- a CDS encoding GDSL-type esterase/lipase family protein, producing the protein MNKILFFILLISGHALFAQDQKVDSLNNKPQKENFADDWAALTKYQKENEHLQLPKRKEKRVVFLGSSIFEFWKQKDPEYFRRNTYVDRGISGQISPQLLIRFRQDVINLKPKAVIILAGSNDIAGNTGHVTIDKIMDNIKSMAELARLHRIKVILCKYLPVYEYPWNKQIKAADIVVDLNEKIGTYAKEGNYTILDYWTPLVDERKGQRPELTVDGVHPNLAGYKIMERVTDVAIKKALKNRH; encoded by the coding sequence ATGAATAAAATCCTGTTTTTTATTTTACTGATTTCTGGCCATGCTTTATTCGCACAGGATCAGAAAGTAGATTCGTTAAACAATAAACCCCAAAAAGAAAATTTTGCAGACGATTGGGCCGCGTTAACGAAGTATCAGAAAGAAAATGAACACTTGCAGTTACCGAAGCGGAAAGAGAAAAGAGTAGTTTTTCTGGGAAGTTCTATTTTCGAATTCTGGAAACAGAAAGATCCTGAATATTTTAGGCGGAATACTTACGTAGATAGGGGAATAAGCGGACAGATTTCGCCACAGCTGCTGATCCGTTTTCGGCAGGATGTGATTAACCTTAAGCCAAAAGCGGTGATTATTTTGGCAGGTAGTAATGACATTGCAGGTAATACAGGCCATGTGACTATAGATAAGATTATGGATAATATTAAATCGATGGCAGAACTGGCGAGGTTACACCGTATTAAAGTAATACTTTGTAAATATTTGCCTGTTTATGAATATCCATGGAATAAGCAGATTAAGGCAGCCGATATTGTTGTTGATTTAAACGAAAAGATTGGTACCTATGCCAAAGAGGGAAATTATACGATTTTGGATTATTGGACACCTTTGGTTGATGAACGTAAAGGCCAACGACCGGAATTAACGGTTGACGGTGTTCACCCTAACCTCGCCGGTTATAAGATTATGGAAAGGGTAACTGATGTGGCGATCAAAAAAGCTTTGAAAAACAGGCACTAA
- a CDS encoding outer membrane beta-barrel protein, with the protein MRKSNNLCFLLFFILITFSFNALAQSQFKISGNVIDSLKKPVEGANIRLITDQDTLRSNSDAKGNFVFTKVIRNKFYLSITALGYKPYASFYKIESSKKSSDLDPIMLKTESIRLNDVEVKVKVDPIKIKKDTIEYNAGAYTIRENDKVEDLLKQLQGIEVDDKGAVTAMGKKMTKLRVNGEDFFTSNVEDYIRQLPADIIAKLQVIDDYGDEANFTGIKTGTPQKMLNLVTKPGMDKGVFGGMSVNSATNNAHNLGTNGSIWKKTKQIGFGGRYGITNNEFAQLNNGALKGNIRDKISKEFSVNGSYDFSNGTSKSIQSNYVETFNPQGTINDLRESANNSKSLTNNINLGLNGATKKNYFNASLAGSLADTRNDAFSTSNKTGYIKQDLNSNSGSRNSNPDLNGSINWSRRLANNKRSLSMGFNFGSSAGNSNSTINDIIRYYNETTNVLVKDSLLNRLVDNNTSNSNFGGNIQFSNSLKKTDDSSGYSFINFSYRFSVSRSRNLQTTTVTNPLGNSFVVDSLGQDYVSNFINQNISIGYNTNSNRISYNFGLNFSPSIIIGKYQNTGQELKNYQLNFSPSANLSYQIKDNGNLTFGYNGYTASPDFNKLQPVRNNNDVQNLIIGNPDLKATSSHTADLSYNKFGLKSGLSIMAGLSGSFAINSVVSNTVFLRDTLNSLKQQTTYENVNGIYNIGANYSLNKRMLDNKLSLSINGIVAYSHNVFYTDNVLNRSSGINVSNAFKFNLNQKKYAFNTSASYSFSSNTYSVMNQNIKNVQVVALSGSASWIPGKRFRINASASKSLNFGYSLYAGNPLLVNMGLNTSFLKGNKLLFSVQANDLFNQGALFSTSITNNSISENRTRFISRFIQATLSYNLSQFGGKKGRLDSNINAEE; encoded by the coding sequence ATGAGAAAAAGCAATAATTTATGCTTTTTATTATTTTTTATACTGATCACATTTTCCTTTAACGCTCTCGCTCAGTCTCAGTTTAAAATAAGTGGTAATGTAATCGATTCTTTGAAGAAGCCTGTTGAAGGCGCAAATATCAGATTGATTACCGATCAGGATACCCTCCGCTCAAATTCTGATGCGAAGGGAAACTTTGTGTTTACAAAGGTAATCCGAAATAAGTTCTATCTTTCTATTACTGCGTTAGGCTACAAGCCTTACGCATCATTCTACAAGATCGAATCTTCGAAAAAAAGTTCCGATCTGGATCCGATTATGCTCAAAACGGAAAGTATCCGCCTCAATGATGTAGAGGTTAAAGTAAAGGTTGATCCCATTAAAATTAAAAAAGATACTATAGAATACAATGCAGGAGCCTATACCATTAGGGAAAACGACAAGGTTGAAGATCTTTTAAAGCAGTTACAGGGCATTGAGGTTGATGATAAAGGCGCTGTTACGGCAATGGGGAAAAAAATGACCAAGCTGCGGGTTAACGGCGAAGATTTTTTTACCAGCAATGTAGAAGATTACATCAGGCAGTTACCGGCAGATATTATTGCCAAGCTACAGGTAATTGATGATTATGGTGATGAAGCTAATTTTACCGGGATTAAAACCGGTACTCCTCAAAAAATGCTGAACCTGGTTACCAAGCCTGGTATGGATAAGGGCGTTTTTGGGGGAATGAGTGTGAATTCTGCCACCAATAATGCGCATAACCTGGGAACCAACGGTAGTATATGGAAAAAAACAAAACAGATTGGTTTTGGCGGTCGCTACGGCATTACCAATAATGAGTTTGCTCAATTGAATAATGGAGCCTTAAAAGGTAATATCAGAGATAAAATATCGAAAGAATTTAGTGTTAATGGCAGTTATGATTTCAGTAACGGAACCAGTAAATCTATTCAGAGTAATTACGTTGAAACATTTAATCCGCAGGGAACCATCAACGACTTAAGGGAAAGTGCCAATAACTCCAAATCGCTGACCAATAACATTAACCTGGGGTTAAACGGCGCTACAAAAAAGAATTATTTTAATGCTTCTTTGGCTGGCTCTTTGGCTGATACCAGGAACGATGCTTTTTCTACCTCTAATAAAACAGGCTATATCAAGCAGGACCTTAATTCCAATTCAGGTTCCCGCAATAGCAATCCAGATCTTAACGGAAGCATCAACTGGTCGCGGCGTTTGGCTAATAACAAGCGGTCGCTTTCTATGGGTTTCAATTTTGGCAGCAGTGCCGGAAACAGTAACAGTACCATTAACGATATCATCCGTTACTACAACGAAACCACTAATGTATTGGTTAAAGATTCATTATTAAACCGTTTGGTAGATAACAATACCTCAAATTCTAACTTCGGCGGAAATATCCAGTTTTCAAACTCCTTAAAAAAGACAGATGATAGTAGTGGATACAGTTTTATCAATTTTTCCTACCGCTTTTCAGTAAGCAGAAGCCGCAACTTGCAAACTACAACGGTTACCAATCCTTTGGGAAATAGTTTTGTGGTCGATTCGCTGGGACAGGATTATGTATCCAATTTCATAAACCAGAACATCAGCATCGGTTATAATACCAACAGCAACCGGATCAGCTATAATTTTGGGCTAAATTTTTCGCCGAGTATCATCATTGGAAAGTACCAGAATACGGGACAAGAACTTAAAAACTATCAGTTAAATTTTTCTCCTTCGGCCAATTTGAGCTATCAGATTAAAGATAACGGAAACCTGACTTTTGGTTACAATGGCTATACCGCCTCACCCGATTTTAACAAACTGCAGCCTGTGAGGAACAATAACGATGTGCAAAACCTGATTATCGGCAACCCGGATCTTAAAGCAACATCAAGTCACACCGCTGATTTAAGCTATAATAAATTTGGGCTTAAATCGGGCCTGAGCATTATGGCAGGCTTATCGGGCAGTTTTGCCATCAACAGTGTGGTAAGCAATACGGTTTTTCTTCGGGATACGCTAAACAGTTTGAAACAGCAAACCACTTACGAGAATGTAAATGGCATCTATAATATCGGTGCTAATTATTCTTTGAACAAAAGGATGCTGGATAATAAACTTTCCCTATCCATAAATGGGATTGTTGCCTACAGCCACAATGTTTTTTATACCGATAATGTGCTGAACCGCAGTAGTGGCATTAATGTTTCTAATGCTTTTAAATTTAACCTCAACCAGAAAAAATATGCTTTCAATACCAGTGCATCTTATAGTTTCAGTTCCAATACCTATTCGGTAATGAACCAGAACATTAAAAATGTGCAGGTTGTGGCCTTGAGTGGAAGTGCAAGCTGGATCCCCGGTAAACGTTTTAGGATAAACGCATCGGCTTCCAAAAGTTTAAATTTCGGATATAGTTTATATGCCGGAAATCCTTTATTGGTAAATATGGGATTGAATACTTCTTTCCTGAAAGGTAATAAATTACTTTTCTCTGTCCAGGCGAATGATTTATTTAATCAGGGCGCACTATTCAGCACAAGTATTACCAACAATTCCATTTCTGAGAACAGAACAAGGTTTATCAGCCGTTTTATACAGGCAACATTGAGTTATAACCTCAGTCAGTTTGGGGGAAAAAAAGGCAGATTGGACAGTAACATTAATGCTGAAGAATAA
- a CDS encoding DUF1456 family protein, whose translation MSNNDILKKLRVALSLKTEDIITICDLVGFKVTKAELGDIFRNEDHENFKPCGDQILRNFLNGLVIYKRGPRDEKKQ comes from the coding sequence ATGAGCAACAACGATATATTAAAAAAACTGAGAGTAGCCTTATCATTAAAAACAGAAGATATTATTACCATCTGCGATTTAGTTGGGTTTAAAGTGACAAAGGCAGAGCTGGGCGATATTTTCAGAAACGAAGACCACGAGAATTTTAAACCTTGCGGCGATCAGATCCTGCGTAATTTTTTAAATGGTCTTGTTATTTATAAAAGAGGTCCGAGGGATGAGAAAAAGCAATAA
- a CDS encoding DEAD/DEAH box helicase: MMENALKKLNISALNEMQESSVKAAKTGKDVILIAPTGSGKTLAFLLPLLSNLKTGVKGVQALILVPSRELALQIEQVFKQMGTSFKVNCCYGGHAVRIEKNNLAHPPAVLIGTPGRIAYHLEHQNFDESFIETLVLDEFDKALEFGFENDMSYIIGSLLSLKQRILTSATKMEEIPGFVKIKTPVEVDFSKNIEAKPDLKLKKITVPAADKLDYLFRLLSKIGNKNTLVFCNHRETVDRISDLLFENGLGHDVFHGGMEQFDREKALLKFRNGSHRILITTDLAARGLDIPEVEHIVHYQLPYTEDAYIHRNGRTARMHAKGTAYAILTSEENYKYLPDDIDEEVLEDQYVLPQESDWVTLYLAHGKKDKINKIDIVGLFLQKGDLVKDDLGLIEVKDTTSYVAVKRSKITQLLKKLNGEKIKGKKLKLEIAS, translated from the coding sequence ATGATGGAAAATGCCTTAAAAAAATTAAACATTTCTGCACTTAATGAGATGCAGGAGTCTTCTGTAAAAGCAGCTAAGACTGGTAAAGATGTAATATTAATAGCGCCAACGGGTTCGGGGAAAACGTTGGCCTTTTTATTGCCATTACTTTCTAATTTAAAAACCGGAGTGAAAGGCGTACAGGCTTTGATTCTGGTCCCTTCAAGAGAACTTGCACTTCAAATTGAGCAGGTTTTTAAACAAATGGGCACTTCGTTTAAGGTAAACTGCTGTTATGGAGGCCATGCGGTAAGAATCGAAAAAAATAACCTTGCCCATCCTCCTGCGGTTTTGATCGGCACGCCAGGCAGGATCGCTTATCATCTGGAACATCAGAACTTTGACGAATCTTTTATCGAAACTTTGGTTTTGGATGAATTTGATAAGGCGCTGGAGTTCGGCTTTGAAAATGATATGTCTTATATCATCGGGTCGTTACTTTCTTTAAAGCAACGGATATTAACTTCAGCAACCAAAATGGAAGAGATTCCTGGTTTTGTTAAAATCAAGACGCCGGTTGAAGTCGATTTTTCGAAGAATATCGAAGCAAAACCAGATCTAAAGCTCAAAAAAATAACAGTACCTGCAGCCGACAAGTTAGATTACCTATTCAGATTATTGAGTAAAATAGGCAATAAAAATACATTGGTATTCTGTAACCACAGGGAAACGGTAGACCGGATAAGTGATTTACTATTCGAGAATGGTTTAGGTCACGATGTTTTTCATGGTGGAATGGAGCAATTTGATCGGGAAAAGGCATTGCTTAAATTTAGAAATGGTAGCCATCGGATTTTAATTACAACAGATCTGGCAGCACGTGGTCTCGATATCCCGGAAGTGGAACATATTGTGCACTATCAATTACCCTACACCGAAGACGCTTATATTCACCGCAATGGTCGCACGGCACGCATGCATGCAAAAGGGACAGCCTACGCCATTTTAACCAGCGAAGAAAACTACAAATACCTGCCTGATGATATCGACGAGGAAGTTTTGGAAGACCAATATGTTTTACCACAAGAGAGTGATTGGGTAACCTTATACCTGGCGCATGGTAAGAAAGATAAAATTAATAAAATTGACATTGTGGGTCTGTTTTTACAAAAAGGAGATTTGGTAAAAGATGATTTAGGACTGATAGAAGTTAAAGATACAACCAGTTATGTAGCTGTAAAAAGAAGTAAGATAACTCAATTGTTAAAAAAACTAAACGGCGAAAAAATTAAAGGAAAGAAACTTAAATTAGAGATAGCAAGTTAG
- a CDS encoding ribonuclease H-like YkuK family protein has protein sequence MTWKKFSGEIIQSSILEEVENAIIRESENGFKLKVCIGTDSQVKGSVTDFATVIVLLREHHGGFMYIHQEKSTQQVSIKERMLMEVQKSIETAYSICDLLDIYDVALEVHADINTSPSFKSNKALNDAMGYILSMGFIFKAKPEAFASSTCADKMVH, from the coding sequence ATGACATGGAAAAAATTTAGTGGTGAAATTATTCAATCTTCAATTCTGGAAGAAGTAGAAAATGCGATTATCAGAGAAAGTGAAAACGGCTTTAAACTTAAAGTTTGCATTGGTACAGATTCGCAGGTAAAAGGTTCAGTAACCGATTTTGCGACCGTAATTGTGCTGTTAAGAGAGCATCATGGCGGTTTTATGTACATCCATCAGGAAAAGAGTACACAGCAGGTAAGCATCAAAGAAAGAATGTTAATGGAAGTACAGAAATCAATCGAAACTGCTTATTCCATTTGCGATTTACTTGACATTTACGATGTGGCTTTAGAAGTACATGCTGATATCAATACCAGTCCATCCTTTAAGTCGAACAAAGCGCTAAATGATGCCATGGGGTATATCTTAAGCATGGGCTTTATTTTTAAGGCTAAACCGGAAGCATTTGCCAGTTCAACCTGTGCGGATAAGATGGTGCATTAG
- a CDS encoding SRPBCC family protein, producing MKTYRLEFTQKLPIGLDTAWDFFSSPLNLAEITPKDMTFDVTSPNMANTKMYPGLIITYKVSPLFGIKLSWVTEITHVKDKEYFIDEQRFGPFAFWHHQHHFEKIDGGVLMHDTLHYSIGWGPIGTIANAVIVNNKINEIFKFRYQKVEELFGKF from the coding sequence TTGAAAACTTATAGATTAGAATTTACGCAGAAACTTCCGATAGGGTTAGATACCGCATGGGACTTTTTCTCTTCTCCCTTAAACCTGGCAGAAATTACCCCAAAAGATATGACTTTTGATGTTACCTCGCCAAATATGGCCAACACCAAAATGTATCCGGGTTTAATTATTACTTACAAAGTCTCTCCTCTTTTTGGAATTAAGTTAAGTTGGGTAACCGAAATTACACATGTTAAGGATAAAGAATATTTTATTGACGAACAGCGTTTCGGCCCATTTGCTTTCTGGCACCATCAACACCATTTCGAAAAAATAGACGGAGGCGTTTTAATGCACGATACTTTACACTATAGCATAGGTTGGGGACCGATTGGCACCATCGCAAATGCGGTAATCGTGAATAATAAAATTAACGAAATTTTTAAGTTCCGTTATCAGAAAGTTGAAGAACTTTTCGGTAAGTTTTAA
- a CDS encoding DUF4468 domain-containing protein, with amino-acid sequence MKYIILFFLVAFSIDLSAQQKQFAKDDNGKFIYYRVVDSQSLSKDTLLQRAKSFVNVTYKKSMKAEHITDTSILAKGTMVIDKTILVAGHPSGEISYNFVFEARNGKYRFWLTDLLYIPYQRDRYGNFVAATKIGTPLERNPGKLNAGAWKDMVNSAYNKIDKFADDFKKYLATNRVEKAKKKTETISTKKW; translated from the coding sequence ATGAAATACATTATCCTGTTTTTTTTAGTCGCCTTTTCAATTGATCTTTCTGCACAGCAAAAACAGTTTGCTAAAGATGATAACGGTAAATTTATTTACTATAGAGTGGTAGATTCTCAATCGTTGAGTAAAGATACATTGTTGCAAAGGGCTAAATCTTTTGTTAATGTGACCTATAAAAAATCGATGAAAGCTGAGCACATTACTGATACCTCTATTTTGGCCAAAGGAACTATGGTGATCGACAAGACCATCTTAGTCGCCGGCCATCCAAGTGGAGAAATCAGCTACAATTTTGTTTTTGAAGCCCGTAATGGAAAATACCGGTTTTGGTTAACTGATCTGTTGTATATCCCATACCAGCGCGACCGTTACGGAAATTTTGTTGCCGCAACTAAAATAGGTACCCCATTAGAGCGAAACCCGGGTAAACTTAATGCGGGTGCGTGGAAGGATATGGTTAACAGCGCTTATAATAAAATAGATAAATTTGCAGATGACTTTAAAAAGTATTTAGCAACCAATAGGGTAGAGAAAGCCAAAAAGAAAACTGAAACCATTTCTACCAAAAAATGGTAA
- a CDS encoding porin has protein sequence MKKLLTAIFAMASTTCALAQETTTTSPLEISGSVDTYFKYDFAKNPLNAKTSFVTDHNSVSLGMIDIALKKKTGKASFVGELSFGPRGQSQSIPDAAANGSSFNIQNLYVNYDFTDKFSMTAGYMGTFIGYEVISPVGNFNYSTSYLFTNGPFQNAGIKATYKFSDKVSLMAGLFNDWNVYSASRGVSAIGGQLMIAPVEGWTAYINALSGAGFGGYGTIVDLTTSYQITEKFKLGLNAANYDIKDSSVQGSYAGAALYPQYAVADAVTIGLRGEYFKAKAFGTTAATSTTALTLTANVKSGGLTFIPEVRLDHNSDKPFFNKSGALAPNAGQFSLAAVYAF, from the coding sequence ATGAAGAAACTTTTAACCGCTATTTTTGCAATGGCCAGCACGACGTGTGCCCTGGCTCAGGAGACCACAACAACATCACCACTTGAAATTTCAGGGTCGGTAGATACGTATTTTAAATATGACTTTGCTAAAAATCCTTTAAATGCAAAAACATCTTTTGTAACAGATCACAACTCGGTATCATTAGGTATGATTGATATTGCTTTGAAGAAAAAAACAGGTAAGGCCTCATTTGTAGGAGAGCTTTCTTTTGGTCCAAGAGGACAATCGCAATCTATCCCTGATGCTGCGGCTAACGGTTCATCATTCAATATTCAGAACTTATATGTAAATTATGATTTTACCGATAAATTTTCAATGACAGCAGGTTATATGGGTACATTTATTGGATACGAGGTAATCTCACCAGTTGGAAACTTCAACTATTCTACTTCGTACTTATTTACCAACGGTCCATTCCAGAATGCGGGTATTAAAGCCACTTATAAATTCAGCGATAAAGTAAGTTTAATGGCTGGTTTATTTAACGATTGGAATGTTTATAGTGCATCACGAGGTGTTTCGGCTATTGGTGGGCAGTTAATGATTGCTCCGGTTGAAGGCTGGACAGCTTACATCAATGCTTTATCTGGCGCTGGTTTTGGTGGATACGGAACTATTGTGGATTTAACTACTTCATATCAAATTACAGAGAAATTTAAATTGGGTTTAAATGCAGCTAATTATGATATTAAAGATAGTTCGGTACAGGGAAGTTATGCAGGTGCTGCATTATATCCTCAGTACGCCGTAGCTGATGCCGTTACGATAGGTTTAAGGGGAGAGTATTTTAAAGCTAAAGCTTTCGGTACTACTGCTGCTACATCAACTACAGCGTTAACGCTTACTGCTAATGTTAAATCGGGCGGTTTAACTTTTATCCCTGAGGTAAGATTAGATCACAATAGCGATAAACCTTTCTTTAACAAGAGTGGTGCTTTAGCTCCAAATGCAGGGCAGTTCTCTTTAGCCGCAGTTTACGCTTTCTAA